One window of the Cryptomeria japonica chromosome 7, Sugi_1.0, whole genome shotgun sequence genome contains the following:
- the LOC131857104 gene encoding GDSL esterase/lipase 7-like, giving the protein MMDFRRRMEKSMLTILVGLWIISSSVAAKKQPYVLAMFVLGDSLADAGNNNYIPHCEVRANYTPYGVSFFPSPTGRFTNGRTAFDFIATYLGLPYPPPSLQPKANFMRGINFASGGSGLLDSTGARSNIITLSHQVKQFEHFSYMLTRKNPSGPAQAKSYLGKSLYCITIGGNDIGDYIANTTLQNTTTPQQFVRMLLANFDQYITRLYSSGARKFLVFDIPDLGCAPNTRFAGYNLDKGACLNLANELAVAYNTAFKTLVAHLNQKLDGASIIQLNTYNYFMNIIQNAKAYGFKDTTTACCGSGMFNVQVSCGKTKPLTMFCNNTSEYVYWDGIHPTEKVNAMFSHQIWTGNSSVIYPFNLSSLVLGKNSSGH; this is encoded by the exons ATGATGGATTTTAGGAGAAGAATGGAGAAATCAATGCTGACCATTTTAGTTGGGCTATGGATAATCAGTTCTTCTGTAGCTGCTAAAAAACAGCCATATGTGCTGGCCATGTTTGTGTTGGGAGACTCGTTAGCAGACGCAGGGAACAATAACTACATTCCCCATTGTGAAGTGCGTGCAAACTACACACCATATGGCGTTTCCTTTTTTCCCTCCCCAACTGGTCGCTTTACCAATGGACGCACCGCTTTTGATTTCATAG CTACTTACTTGGGTCTCCCCTATCCTCCTCCATCTCTGCAACCAAAGGCCAATTTTATGAGAGGAATAAATTTTGCATCAGGAGGTAGCGGATTGCTCGACTCTACGGGCGCAAGATCG AACATTATCACTCTGAGTCACCAAGTAAAGCAATTCGAACACTTTTCTTATATGCTAACGAGAAAGAACCCATCTGGACCCGCGCAAGCTAAATCCTACTTAGGGAAGTCTTTATATTGCATTACAATTGGAGGCAACGATATTGGTGACTACATTGCCAACACTACTCTTCAAAATACCACAACTCCTCAACAGTTCGTCAGGATGTTGCTCGCTAATTTCGATCAGTATATAACA AGGCTTTACAGTAGCGGGGCAAGGAAATTCCTTGTGTTCGACATCCCAGATTTGGGATGTGCTCCTAATACCAGATTTGCTGGATACAATTTAGACAAAGGTGCATGCCTGAATCTCGCAAACGAGCTGGCTGTTGCATATAACACTGCTTTCAAGACACTTGTGGCTCACCTCAATCAAAAACTAGATGGGGCGTCCATCATTCAACTCAATACTTACAACTATTTTATGAACATAATACAAAATGCTAAAGCCTACG GATTTAAGGATACAACGACAGCATGCTGTGGATCAGGAATGTTCAATGTTCAAGTGAGCTGTGGAAAGACGAAGCCACTGACCATGTTTTGCAACAATACAAGCGAATATGTTTACTGGGATGGAATTCATCCCACCGAAAAAGTCAATGCCATGTTTTCACACCAGATTTGGACTGGGAATTCTTCTGTCATTTACCCATTTAATCTTTCTAGCCTGGTCTTGGGTAAGAACAGCTCTGGCCATTAA